The Quercus lobata isolate SW786 chromosome 4, ValleyOak3.0 Primary Assembly, whole genome shotgun sequence genome segment tttcctaaaattttcttcatatcATGTGGGATTCCTTCTCCAATATTAATCTAGATATAaggaatttaatatatattatgatcaataattttacaataatttaatattttaaataagttgcacctcaatttattttttcgcATTTATTTAGGATTTTCTCAGTATCTTGATCAAATATCGCAAAAGTTGTTTTGTTAGTCGcatcaaaaacttcaatttgaatcATGTATTTGAATTAGTTTGCAATTGTATATATAGTTGAAGGGGAAAAATTTAGCATAGTGGACTTTTACCACATTGGGCCTGATGGATTCGAGCCCATAGGCCGGCAACAGTAGAGCCCAGAGGCCTAGAGCAATTCCATATTCTTGTTGCGCATGTAGAGTCTCCAAGGAAATCAGAAACCTAGCGCAAAGAGCATTCCGTAAGATACGCGCGTTAGTCccctctacaaggaaatgtcttgtccatcacgtttgggattactcaagaggattcctatatagaaaagacttctacatcaAAGAGGAGAGGTCaacctactactataaaagccctaataccctcacaaaccaaggtacgcatgatttaccctctctagcactctagagttgagaacaattcTAATTTGATCGTCAaagggtatttggccgacaccacaccggtgccctCAGCgagatcacttctttcttcttgtagGTTGTTCGATTGAGCGAGCGTggatcgtgtagctcactggtgattttacggcatcatcagttggagCCGTCTATGGGAATGCAAAGAAGTTTAAGCCAAACTATCGCCTTCTGGACATAAGAGTCgcatggtacttactcgctCGATGGCTACCATCAACAACATTTAAGAAAACGAGCCGCCAAGATCTACTGCATTAGAAAGACAGGTCCAGACTCTTAAGACAGCAGTAGAGCGACTCACAAAGCAAAACCATGATCTGGAGGAGCAGCTATGCCAAAGGGATGCAGGACCTAACCTTCAGGAGGAACACCAGGAAGGTAACAGTGCCGAACGAAGGGAGCAGGAGAGGCCAGAGGGTAGCAACGCCCCAAGCCGACTGGAGCGGCAAAACACAAGCCTTCCGTCTCTTATGGATTTTGCCCCTTCACCTATTATCGTAGAGATGCAGGTGATGAAGGAGCAAATGGAGGTCATGATGCcctcaagggacgagtatcTTCTGATCTCGATGACTTAGTGAATAGAACCGACTCACCATTCACCACGTCCATCAACTCATTCCCCTTGCCATCGAAGTTCCGGATGCCTCAGATCGAAAGCtatgacggggtcaaggaccccctCGATCatctagagaccttcaagaccctgatgcaccttcagggggTACCAGACAAGATCATGTGTAGGGCGTTCCCAACCACGCTAAAGGGCCCTGCAAGGGTTTGGTTCAGTAGATTGACACCAAACTCCATCAATACTTTCAAGGAGTTGAGCGCCCAGTTCACATCACACTTCATAGGTGGACATCGGTACAAAAGGTCCATCGCATGCTTAATGAGCATCAAACAGCGAGAAGACGAGATGCTGCAGACCTACATAACTCGTTTCAATAAATAAGCCCTTTCGATTGATGAAGTTGACGATAAAATACTTGTAGCTGCATTTACTAGCAAGCTACGGAAGGGTAAgttcttgtttttcttataCAAGAATGACCCGAAGACCATGACGGATGTTCTCTACAGGGCtaccaagtacatgaatgtAGAGGATGCACTGGAGGATGCACTGCTAGCCCGCGAGGAAAAGCCTAAGAAGAGGGAGAGGCAGGAGGACACGCGACAAGATAGAGGGAGAAAGGTCGCTAGAACCGGGGATCAACGAGATGAAAAGCGCCCTAGACCCCCAACTGGAAGATTCACCAATTTCACCCCATTAACCGCCCTAATTGATCAAGTAttgatgcaaatcaaagatgaaAGAGCATTGACTTTCCCTGGAAAGTTGAAGGGAGACCCCAACAAaagaccaagaaacaagtattGTCGTTTTCACCGAGACCACGGGCACGACACGGCCAACTGCTACGACCTGAAGCAGTAGATTGAGGCCCTAATCAGGAAGGGGAAGCTACAGAGGTTCGTCAGCAGGGAAAGAACTGATACACCAGAGGAACAGGCCCCACGACGGGAGAACGAGCGCCCTAGACCACCTATAGGGGACATAAGAATGATCGTAAAGGGCACAGCCGCAGCCGGATCTTCCAAGAAAGCCCGCAAAATCTACCTCAGGATGGTCCATAGCGTCCAAATCACAGAATCCGTACCAAAGAtgccacaaataaataaacccgtcataaaattttcagaggatGACGCTCGGAGACTTCACCATCCTCATGACGATGCACTTGTGGTCAGCTTACAGATAGGGGATTATAACATGCATCGGTTCCTCGTCGACAACGGCAGTTCAACAGACATCCTGTACTATCCAGCATTCCAGCAAATAAGGATCGACAGGGAATGGTTGACCCCCACGAATGCCCCGCTCGTGGGATTTGGGGGAATGAAGGTATTCCCTTTAGGCGCAATAACACTAGTTGTTACGGCGGGTGACTGTCCTCAATAGATCACTATGAAGGTAATGTTTCTCGTAGTCGACTGCTCGTCTGCCTACAACGCCATCCTTGGGCGACGCACTCTCAATTCCTGGAAGGTGGTAACTCCAACATACCACCTGATGATCAAGTTCCCGGCAGAATACGGGGTGGGAGAACTGCGAGGAAATTAAGTAGCAGCGTGAGAATGCTATATTGCCATGTTATAGATGGAGGATCAGCAGCAAACGATGTGTATCTAGAAGCAACAAGCATTAGCAGAGCCAGTAGAAGAGCTAGAAGAAGTAAGACTTGACGACACGTGGCCTGAACGAACTACTAAAATTGGCACACTAGCCAGTTGGCCAATGCGCCAGACAATCATAACTTTCCTAAGAAATAACCAAGACGTCTTCGCTTGgagtcatgaagacatgccGGGAATTGACCCCTTGGTCATGGTCCACAAGTTGAATGTGTCGCCCTCCTTCCCTCCAATCCGGCAAAAGAAATGAGTCTTCGCCCAGGAGCTGGATAAGGCCATAGCCAAAGAGGTTCGAAAGTTACTGGAAGCAGGTTTCATCCGGGAAGTATACTATCCTGACTGGTTGGCGAATGTCGTTATGGTTAAAAAGGCCAACGGAAACTAGAGGATATGC includes the following:
- the LOC115985874 gene encoding uncharacterized protein LOC115985874 encodes the protein MTDVLYRATKYMNVEDALEDALLAREEKPKKRERQEDTRQDRGRKVARTGDQRDEKRPRPPTGRFTNFTPLTALIDQVLMQIKDERALTFPGKLKGDPNKRPRNKKGKLQRFVSRERTDTPEEQAPRRENERPRPPIGDIRMIVKGTAAAGSSKKARKIYLRMVHSVQITESVPKMPQINKPVIKFSEDDARRLHHPHDDALVVSLQIGDYNMHRFLVDNGSSTDILYYPAFQQIRIDREWLTPTNAPLVGFGGMKVFPLGAITLVVTAGDCPQ